One part of the Patescibacteria group bacterium genome encodes these proteins:
- the uvrB gene encoding excinuclease ABC subunit UvrB: protein MGQLFQLKSEFSPAGDQPEAIKRLQSGLARGERYQTLLGVTGSGKTFTVANVIASQDKPVLVMAPNKALAAQLYREYKNFFPDNAVHYFVSYYDYYQPEAYLPITDTYIDKEAMINQEIERLRHAATSSLMTRRDVIIVASVSCIYNLGVPENYSESKLHLEKNKPMVRADLIKQLVKMQFERTNGEISRGQFRARGDILEIRAMSENIVYQVEIIEQKIAGLKIIDNLTKNILDDLSEIVVFPPKHFVSTQPQIQVAINNIKEELKDRLKYFNKNKLYLEAERLERRIRYDMEMLKTLGYCHGIENYSRHLTGKLAGEAPDSLLAYFPQKAGQPDFLTIIDESHIAVPQVGGMYNGDRARKETLVQYGWRLPSALDNRPLKFSEFEQRIGQVIFTTATPGDFEIKHSSQVVEQVIRPTGLVDPEIEIRPVFDKESNYSQINDIIKEIKVLAAKNERVIVNTLTKKQAEELNTYLQAQGLKSNYLHSDVKTLERTEILQQFREGKFDTLIGVNLLREGLDLPEVTLVAILDADREGFLRSQTSLIQTMGRAARNVRGKIILYADKMTGSIKRAKREVDRRRQKQLAYNEKHSITPMSVSKKIEHFLDIEEK from the coding sequence ATGGGTCAATTATTCCAGCTAAAATCAGAATTTTCTCCGGCGGGCGATCAGCCGGAAGCAATCAAGAGATTGCAATCAGGCCTGGCACGCGGCGAGCGCTACCAGACGCTTTTAGGCGTGACTGGGTCCGGTAAAACATTCACGGTTGCTAATGTGATTGCGAGCCAAGATAAGCCGGTTTTGGTGATGGCTCCTAACAAGGCTTTGGCCGCCCAGCTCTATCGGGAGTATAAGAATTTCTTTCCTGATAATGCGGTCCATTATTTCGTTTCCTATTACGACTACTATCAGCCGGAAGCCTATTTGCCAATCACTGATACCTATATCGATAAGGAAGCGATGATTAACCAGGAAATCGAGCGTTTGCGCCATGCCGCTACTTCGTCTCTTATGACCAGGCGTGATGTTATCATTGTCGCATCGGTCTCTTGCATATACAACCTAGGAGTGCCGGAAAACTACTCTGAATCAAAACTCCATTTAGAAAAAAATAAGCCAATGGTGCGAGCTGATCTGATTAAGCAATTAGTTAAAATGCAGTTTGAACGCACTAATGGCGAAATCAGTCGTGGCCAATTTAGGGCGCGGGGCGATATTTTAGAGATTCGGGCGATGTCGGAAAACATCGTTTATCAAGTTGAGATTATTGAGCAAAAGATTGCGGGACTAAAGATCATTGATAATCTTACCAAGAATATCCTGGATGATCTATCAGAAATAGTCGTTTTTCCTCCCAAGCACTTCGTTTCTACCCAGCCTCAGATTCAAGTTGCCATTAATAATATCAAGGAAGAACTAAAAGATCGTCTTAAGTATTTTAATAAGAATAAATTATATTTGGAGGCCGAACGCTTGGAGCGCCGGATCCGCTATGATATGGAGATGCTCAAGACTCTGGGCTATTGTCACGGGATTGAAAATTATTCCCGCCATCTGACCGGGAAGTTAGCTGGGGAAGCGCCAGATTCTCTTTTGGCCTATTTCCCCCAGAAAGCCGGCCAGCCTGATTTTTTAACCATCATCGATGAATCGCATATCGCGGTGCCGCAGGTAGGCGGAATGTATAACGGCGACCGGGCACGCAAAGAAACCTTAGTCCAATATGGCTGGCGTCTGCCTTCGGCTTTAGATAACCGCCCCCTTAAATTCTCTGAATTTGAACAGCGGATAGGCCAAGTTATATTCACAACGGCAACGCCGGGCGATTTCGAAATCAAGCACTCTAGCCAAGTTGTCGAGCAAGTAATCAGGCCGACAGGCCTAGTCGATCCAGAAATCGAGATCCGTCCAGTGTTTGATAAAGAATCTAATTACAGCCAGATAAATGATATTATTAAAGAAATCAAGGTTTTAGCCGCTAAGAACGAGAGGGTGATCGTTAATACCTTAACTAAGAAGCAGGCGGAGGAGCTGAACACTTATCTGCAAGCCCAAGGCTTGAAATCCAATTATCTTCATTCCGACGTTAAGACCTTGGAAAGGACAGAAATCCTCCAGCAATTTAGAGAAGGGAAATTTGACACTTTAATTGGAGTTAATCTTCTGCGTGAGGGCCTTGATTTGCCCGAGGTAACCCTAGTGGCGATCCTAGACGCTGATCGCGAAGGCTTTTTGCGTAGCCAGACTTCGCTTATCCAGACCATGGGCCGGGCGGCTCGTAATGTCAGGGGAAAGATCATCTTGTATGCTGATAAAATGACCGGTTCGATCAAGCGCGCTAAGCGGGAAGTTGACCGTCGCCGCCAAAAACAGCTGGCTTATAATGAGAAGCACAGCATTACTCCGATGTCGGTCTCCAAAAAGATAGAACACTTTCTAGATATTGAAGAGAAATAA
- a CDS encoding MGMT family protein, with the protein MPDKSLVTPFAHQVYSACRKVPKGRVVTYKGLAILLGKPGASRAVGNALHRNPYAPEVPCHRVIRSNGQVGGFAGGKARKLRLLREEGIVIKDGRIDLKKYLYNFKPTKNLP; encoded by the coding sequence ATGCCAGATAAAAGTTTAGTAACTCCCTTTGCCCATCAGGTCTATAGCGCTTGCCGTAAGGTGCCCAAGGGCCGGGTTGTGACCTATAAAGGTTTGGCTATCCTTTTGGGCAAGCCCGGGGCTAGTCGAGCGGTCGGCAATGCTTTGCATCGGAATCCTTATGCGCCCGAGGTTCCTTGCCATCGAGTAATCAGAAGTAATGGCCAGGTTGGCGGCTTTGCTGGAGGAAAGGCGCGGAAGCTTAGGCTGTTAAGGGAAGAGGGGATTGTTATTAAAGATGGCCGGATAGATCTGAAGAAGTATCTGTATAATTTCAAGCCGACAAAAAATCTCCCGTAA
- a CDS encoding cytochrome b5 domain-containing protein: protein MKKISLSLLLLSAVFVLAACSTKSSQVVNDQTPIQTNAPADSAIPTEPTTNTAFFTLADVAKHNSPSDCWLAVDGNVFDVTAYVKAGLHPGGEAILKGCGLDASQMFAQVKKHGDKARGMLDSYFIGKLQ from the coding sequence ATGAAGAAAATAAGCTTGTCTTTATTGTTACTTTCCGCTGTTTTCGTTTTGGCGGCCTGCAGTACTAAAAGCAGCCAAGTCGTTAACGATCAAACCCCAATCCAGACTAACGCTCCGGCTGACTCAGCTATTCCGACTGAGCCGACTACTAACACCGCTTTTTTCACTTTAGCGGATGTGGCTAAGCATAATAGCCCTAGCGATTGCTGGCTAGCTGTTGACGGTAATGTCTTCGATGTCACGGCCTATGTCAAAGCCGGCTTACATCCGGGAGGAGAAGCGATTCTCAAGGGTTGCGGCCTAGATGCCAGCCAAATGTTCGCCCAGGTGAAGAAACACGGTGATAAGGCCAGGGGGATGCTCGATTCCTATTTCATCGGTAAATTACAATAA
- a CDS encoding MFS transporter, which produces MPTLRLLADFIKKYKHGKSTLYLLCFVMLFWSLYEGVISYMTPLIISERGISETLMGIIIGSSSVAGALFDFIACRIFKNTYYKRMFLIMLAICLFYPLILFKANTFILYILAMAIWGVYFDLKNIGNFDFVGRQLKKSEHSEGFGLIQVFQSIGFLIAPILVGFMIAEAFDYKSLILAWIFLIIAIFFFLVMYYFSPNRRQTESTAPKIKEKGLWLEIKTWKKLGRILLPVLILTLMLNFIDAFFWTVGPIFAEGMSEIRKFSGFFMTAYSLPALLVGWLVGSLTRRYGKKKTAFTSLGIGSLLLFMIYFLDNPILIILTIFISSIFISISWPAINGAYADYISESPDYEKEIESLEDFFTNLGYVLGPMVAGFIADRFGNSGAFSFIGLTGSLIAIFLLIFTPKKINIKRDLIS; this is translated from the coding sequence ATGCCTACCTTGAGACTGCTGGCCGACTTTATCAAGAAATACAAGCACGGAAAAAGCACCCTCTATCTCCTCTGCTTCGTCATGCTTTTCTGGTCCTTATACGAAGGCGTCATTTCCTATATGACTCCTCTTATTATCAGCGAACGGGGGATTTCTGAAACCCTGATGGGAATAATCATCGGCAGCTCTTCGGTGGCCGGCGCCCTATTCGATTTCATCGCCTGCCGGATATTCAAAAATACTTACTACAAGCGGATGTTCCTCATCATGTTAGCTATCTGCCTGTTCTACCCCCTAATCTTATTTAAAGCCAATACTTTCATCTTATATATCTTAGCAATGGCTATCTGGGGAGTCTATTTCGACCTGAAAAATATCGGTAATTTCGACTTTGTCGGGCGCCAGCTGAAGAAATCCGAGCACAGTGAGGGCTTTGGCTTGATCCAAGTCTTCCAATCGATCGGTTTCCTGATCGCACCGATCTTAGTCGGCTTCATGATCGCTGAAGCCTTTGACTATAAGTCCTTAATCCTGGCTTGGATATTTCTGATCATCGCTATTTTCTTTTTCTTGGTCATGTATTATTTCAGCCCTAACCGCCGCCAAACAGAAAGCACGGCTCCTAAAATCAAAGAAAAAGGCCTCTGGCTAGAAATAAAAACCTGGAAGAAGCTAGGCCGAATCCTCTTGCCCGTCCTGATCCTCACCCTGATGCTTAACTTCATTGATGCCTTCTTCTGGACTGTCGGTCCGATCTTCGCCGAAGGCATGAGCGAAATCAGGAAATTTTCCGGGTTCTTCATGACCGCCTACTCTCTGCCCGCTCTCTTGGTTGGCTGGCTAGTTGGCTCACTCACCCGACGCTACGGCAAAAAAAAGACAGCCTTCACGTCTTTAGGCATCGGGTCACTGCTCTTATTTATGATATATTTCTTAGACAACCCGATATTGATAATCCTAACCATTTTCATATCTTCAATCTTCATCTCTATTTCCTGGCCGGCTATTAACGGTGCCTACGCCGACTACATCAGTGAAAGTCCTGACTACGAAAAAGAGATAGAAAGCCTAGAGGACTTTTTCACGAATCTGGGCTATGTCTTGGGACCGATGGTAGCTGGTTTCATAGCCGATCGCTTCGGCAATTCCGGAGCCTTCTCTTTTATCGGCTTGACAGGCAGTTTGATTGCCATCTTCTTACTTATATTCACCCCGAAAAAAATCAATATCAAGCGTGATTTGATTTCTTAA
- a CDS encoding TraR/DksA C4-type zinc finger protein: MDKEFIEQQRLRLSSHLKRLQDKQKLEEELAIQGEASNYLVEQKSQKITQLLKALQRISNNRYEFCEKCGQEIEQRRLEIIPTATTCVTCMKIHG, translated from the coding sequence ATGGACAAGGAATTTATCGAACAACAAAGGCTGCGGCTTTCGAGCCATTTGAAAAGGCTCCAAGACAAGCAAAAACTTGAGGAAGAACTCGCTATCCAGGGTGAGGCCTCTAATTACTTAGTCGAACAGAAAAGCCAAAAAATCACCCAACTCCTTAAAGCCCTGCAGAGGATCAGTAACAACCGCTATGAATTCTGCGAAAAATGCGGCCAAGAAATCGAACAACGAAGGCTGGAAATCATCCCGACGGCCACTACCTGCGTTACATGCATGAAAATCCATGGTTGA
- a CDS encoding lysophospholipid acyltransferase family protein, with protein sequence MKKKKRAVWLRKLADAFFFWLLLYPAIIVLGWLFLGSLELFGAIRIRNKNLLPKWPRGLLVVSNHPSFWEPFALNYLFIRAASLNPIRFFPYGTPDFHNFNKWYWTTLKNRFIFFPRGDDRSCAAAHARTARLLKKGRIVIIFPEGGRTGTNKSNIWLQSPKGNRLRPLKSGAARLALQSKCDILPVWVRGADRVMPLGSKLPKFWRRTEIVVGESFRLEGEESRSYLKSANEEIANRLLSLSDQ encoded by the coding sequence ATGAAAAAAAAGAAAAGAGCTGTCTGGCTCAGAAAGTTAGCAGACGCCTTTTTTTTCTGGTTGCTGCTCTATCCGGCCATCATCGTATTAGGTTGGCTGTTTTTGGGCTCTTTAGAGCTTTTCGGAGCAATCCGGATCCGTAATAAGAATCTGCTTCCTAAATGGCCCCGAGGCCTTTTAGTGGTTTCTAACCATCCTTCTTTTTGGGAACCTTTTGCTTTAAATTATCTTTTTATCCGAGCGGCTAGCCTTAATCCGATCCGATTCTTTCCTTATGGGACTCCGGATTTCCATAATTTCAATAAATGGTATTGGACAACCTTAAAGAACCGCTTCATCTTTTTTCCGCGCGGGGACGACCGTTCTTGCGCGGCTGCTCATGCTCGGACCGCCCGCTTGCTCAAGAAAGGCAGGATTGTGATCATTTTCCCTGAAGGCGGAAGAACTGGAACCAATAAAAGCAATATTTGGTTGCAGTCTCCTAAGGGAAACCGTCTACGGCCCCTGAAAAGCGGAGCCGCACGTTTGGCCTTGCAGTCTAAATGCGACATCCTGCCGGTTTGGGTGAGAGGCGCCGATCGGGTTATGCCCTTGGGCTCTAAGTTGCCTAAATTTTGGCGCCGGACTGAGATTGTCGTAGGGGAAAGCTTTCGTTTAGAAGGCGAAGAAAGTCGCAGTTACCTGAAGTCGGCTAACGAAGAAATCGCTAATCGGCTCTTAAGCTTATCCGACCAATGA
- the uvrA gene encoding excinuclease ABC subunit UvrA, which produces MEEKIIIRGARMHNLKNIDLEIPHNKLTVISGVSGSGKSSLAFDTLFAEGQRQYVESLSPYMRQFLGQKKPADVDEIIGLAPSISIDQKALSHNPRSTVGTLTDIYDYLRVLYARVGEVFCPLCGTKIEKLSAEEMVDIIIKRGEDISEEYVTILAPVILDRKGEYYQLLYNYLSLGFAEARIDGSWHSLREQIKLSPKQKHDIQIVMDKVMLSDQSRMFEAVENALSYSQGLVIAKYKEAEFLLSANWTCPKDNFSFPEVEPRLFSFNSPHGACPECNGLGKIGFFAEKSCPKCQGDRLRPEALSVRVNNKNLAEVARMPIDKATDFFTKYYHKMTKRQLAIAEPVVLQIISRFEFLLKVGLHYLNLSREAETLSGGEAQRIRLSSQIGSHLSRTLYVLDEPTIGLHERDTARLIQTLKALRDKNNTVVIVEHDEKTLRESDYLVDLGPLAGVHGGEVVAAGRTEDLLVEKNKDGQGSLTLEYLRGQRDISLPDKRRSQNHGSLKILGAKANNLKNLKVEIPLGRLVGLSGVSGSGKSSLMYDVLYKNINHIKNRPGGRAKLEDVSDIKGTDYINKVVVIDQSPIGRTPRSNPATYTGIFTPIRDFFAALPEAKERAYTLSRFSFNRPGGRCEACEGAGSNLIEMHFLPPVLVECEVCRGKRFNRETLQVKYKGKNIADVLDLTIDEAVNLFAEHYYIVDKLKVLQSVGLGYLKLGQSATTLSGGEAQRIKIAKELTYTLGKRTLYLLDEPTTGLHYYDIEMLLSVLNKLVEKGNSVLVIEHNLHMLKSMDYIIDLGPDGGDQGGRLVASGSPEEIAANSKSITGEYLKEYLK; this is translated from the coding sequence ATGGAAGAAAAAATAATCATCCGCGGCGCGCGGATGCACAATTTAAAGAATATCGATTTAGAGATTCCTCATAATAAGCTGACAGTCATCAGCGGCGTTTCTGGTTCCGGCAAATCATCCTTAGCTTTTGATACGCTCTTTGCTGAAGGGCAGAGGCAATATGTAGAATCCTTGTCGCCTTATATGCGCCAATTTTTAGGACAGAAGAAACCGGCAGACGTTGATGAAATCATCGGTTTAGCCCCTTCGATTTCCATTGACCAGAAGGCTCTTTCCCATAATCCCCGCTCGACTGTCGGGACCCTAACGGACATCTATGATTACTTGCGCGTCCTCTATGCCCGGGTGGGAGAGGTGTTTTGTCCTTTGTGCGGTACTAAGATTGAAAAGCTATCCGCGGAAGAGATGGTTGATATCATTATCAAACGCGGAGAGGATATATCAGAAGAATATGTCACCATCTTAGCTCCTGTCATTTTGGATCGAAAGGGTGAGTACTACCAGCTTTTATATAATTATCTTTCTTTGGGCTTTGCTGAAGCCAGAATCGACGGTTCCTGGCATTCCTTGCGGGAGCAAATCAAGTTATCGCCTAAACAGAAGCATGATATCCAGATCGTGATGGACAAAGTGATGCTCAGCGACCAGAGCCGGATGTTTGAAGCAGTCGAGAACGCCTTATCATACAGCCAGGGATTAGTAATTGCTAAATACAAAGAGGCGGAATTCTTATTATCGGCCAACTGGACTTGTCCAAAAGATAATTTTTCTTTCCCTGAAGTTGAACCTCGCCTATTTTCTTTTAATTCTCCCCATGGAGCTTGCCCAGAATGCAACGGTTTGGGGAAGATAGGCTTTTTTGCTGAGAAATCCTGCCCCAAATGCCAGGGCGACCGCTTGCGTCCGGAGGCTTTATCCGTCCGGGTGAATAATAAGAATTTAGCCGAAGTGGCCAGGATGCCAATCGATAAGGCGACGGATTTCTTTACCAAATATTATCACAAGATGACTAAGCGACAATTAGCGATCGCTGAACCGGTTGTCCTGCAGATCATTAGTCGTTTCGAATTTTTGTTGAAAGTCGGCTTGCATTATCTTAATCTCTCTCGGGAAGCGGAAACCTTATCCGGCGGAGAGGCTCAGAGGATCAGGCTGTCTTCCCAGATAGGATCCCATCTTTCCCGGACTTTATATGTCTTAGACGAGCCGACTATCGGTTTACATGAGCGGGATACAGCTAGATTAATCCAGACGCTTAAAGCCCTGCGTGATAAGAATAATACGGTCGTGATCGTGGAACATGACGAAAAAACTCTTCGGGAATCTGATTATCTGGTAGACCTTGGCCCCTTAGCCGGAGTCCATGGCGGCGAAGTCGTCGCCGCCGGCAGAACCGAGGATCTTTTAGTTGAGAAAAATAAAGACGGCCAGGGGTCTCTGACATTGGAGTACTTGCGTGGCCAAAGAGATATCTCTTTGCCGGATAAAAGGCGCAGCCAGAATCATGGGAGCTTGAAAATCTTGGGAGCGAAAGCTAATAACCTAAAAAACCTAAAAGTTGAAATTCCTTTAGGGAGACTGGTGGGACTAAGCGGCGTTTCTGGTTCAGGCAAGTCATCCTTGATGTATGATGTTTTATATAAGAATATCAACCATATTAAGAATCGTCCGGGCGGGCGGGCTAAATTGGAGGACGTGAGCGATATCAAAGGTACCGATTACATTAATAAGGTGGTAGTTATCGACCAGTCGCCAATCGGTAGGACGCCGCGTTCTAATCCAGCCACTTATACCGGCATCTTCACTCCGATTCGCGATTTCTTTGCTGCCTTGCCTGAGGCCAAAGAAAGAGCCTATACTTTGTCGCGTTTTTCCTTTAATCGTCCGGGCGGACGCTGTGAAGCTTGCGAAGGCGCTGGTTCTAATTTGATTGAGATGCATTTCCTACCCCCGGTCTTGGTTGAGTGCGAGGTTTGCCGGGGTAAAAGGTTTAATCGGGAAACTTTGCAAGTGAAGTACAAAGGCAAGAATATCGCTGATGTTCTAGATTTGACGATTGATGAGGCGGTTAATTTATTCGCTGAACATTATTATATCGTAGATAAGTTGAAAGTCCTGCAGTCGGTCGGACTGGGCTATCTAAAATTAGGCCAAAGCGCCACCACTTTATCTGGCGGCGAAGCTCAGCGTATTAAGATCGCTAAAGAATTAACCTATACTTTAGGTAAGCGCACCCTATATCTCCTGGATGAGCCGACTACCGGCCTTCATTATTACGACATCGAGATGTTGCTTAGCGTCCTAAATAAATTAGTGGAGAAAGGGAACTCGGTTCTAGTCATTGAGCATAATCTTCATATGCTAAAATCAATGGATTATATCATTGACTTGGGTCCGGATGGCGGCGATCAAGGCGGCCGATTAGTGGCTAGCGGCAGTCCGGAAGAGATAGCCGCTAATAGCAAGAGCATTACCGGTGAGTATCTTAAAGAATATCTTAAATAA
- a CDS encoding class IV adenylate cyclase — MKIEYEATFTNIDKEEIRGRLRQAGASLIKPEFLQKRAVFNLPDNDSNSWLRVRDEGDKITMSLKRVDGGSIQNQKETCFTVSDFEEAKEFLQLLGCPYKSYQETKREIWLLGEAEISLDEWPYLEPFVEIEAQDEASVKAAAQRLGFNYEDAYFGAVDVLYSKKYACPLELINQRTPRITFEDPNPFL, encoded by the coding sequence ATGAAGATAGAATACGAAGCTACGTTTACTAACATCGACAAAGAAGAGATTCGGGGGCGTTTGCGCCAAGCTGGAGCCTCTTTGATAAAGCCAGAATTTTTGCAGAAACGGGCGGTTTTTAATTTGCCGGATAATGATAGTAATTCTTGGCTACGCGTCCGAGATGAGGGGGATAAGATAACTATGAGCTTGAAGCGGGTAGATGGTGGGAGTATCCAGAATCAGAAAGAAACTTGTTTTACAGTCAGCGATTTTGAGGAAGCAAAAGAATTCCTGCAGCTTCTGGGTTGTCCATATAAATCATACCAAGAAACCAAGAGGGAAATCTGGCTGTTAGGCGAAGCGGAGATCAGTCTTGATGAATGGCCCTATTTGGAGCCATTCGTGGAAATTGAGGCTCAGGATGAGGCTTCGGTTAAGGCGGCGGCCCAGCGTCTTGGTTTTAACTACGAAGATGCTTATTTTGGCGCGGTTGATGTTTTGTATAGCAAGAAATATGCTTGTCCTTTGGAATTAATAAACCAGCGGACACCGCGGATAACTTTTGAAGACCCAAATCCTTTCCTTTAG
- a CDS encoding ribonucleoside-diphosphate reductase subunit alpha: MPINIKKIDGRLEAFEADKINRAVAAACAGLPEASAKITQIATETELTLYDGITTLELDQALINAAVQNIKDDPDFDIVATRLLLKTIYKEVLGDFKDRTELLEKHRHGFPAYITRAIKAAWLSTELEVFNLEELAQALDLERDQLLTYTGLSTMKHRYLIKSAEQKLQESPQYFWMRVAMGLAYKEKDPTASAKLFYHKMSRLEYIPGGSTNINAGSKKPALSNCFILDMEDNIDHIGKTVSDVMKLSKATGGIGLSVTKLRANGSPISTNNTFSSGPVPFLHIIDSTIRAISRAGKKMGALCFYMENWHLDFQDFLDLKQNAGDDYRRTRTADTAVYLSDEFMKRVDNNDWWYLFDPKETPDLVDLSGQAFSQRYQEYIEKAEKGELRAFQKIKAGEQFRQIIISLQGTSHPWLTWKDAINIRALNDNTGPIYSSNLCTEITLPTNKDNVAVCNLLSLNLARHLKTEGNKIEIDWANLKDSVRLGIRQLDNLVDINQPPVPEAINFDSHNRALGLGVMGLADLLEKMGLAYDSPEAFELSDRLMEFISYQAIDTSADLAQERGSYSNFSGSLWSKGYLPYDTIKRLADNRGREISVSLSKSDLNLDWEALKNKSRQGMRNSTLLAIAPTANIGLVAGTSTGIDPRFAQIFSRNTLSGKYLELNFNLASELKALGIWEKVREKILAAQGDLSQIEEIPLNLKNIYKDSFSVDPKAFIEIAARAQKWVDQAISRNMYLSTRDTDEIMKIYQTAWGKGLKTTYYLHLKPRHTAEQSTVKVNKAENSGKKGFGALWASNETKTGKTACPIDPQERLLCDSCQ; encoded by the coding sequence ATGCCGATCAATATAAAAAAAATCGATGGCCGCTTAGAAGCCTTCGAAGCTGATAAAATAAACCGAGCCGTGGCCGCCGCTTGTGCTGGCCTGCCTGAAGCTAGCGCTAAGATCACCCAGATCGCGACCGAAACCGAGCTGACTCTCTATGATGGCATCACGACTCTGGAATTAGACCAGGCTCTAATCAACGCGGCTGTCCAAAACATCAAGGACGATCCAGATTTCGATATTGTCGCTACCCGCCTCTTGCTCAAAACCATCTATAAGGAAGTCTTGGGGGATTTTAAAGACCGGACAGAACTGCTTGAAAAACACCGCCATGGCTTCCCTGCCTATATTACCCGGGCCATCAAAGCCGCTTGGCTCAGTACAGAATTAGAAGTATTCAATCTAGAGGAACTAGCCCAAGCTTTAGATTTAGAAAGGGATCAGCTCCTCACCTACACTGGTCTTTCAACCATGAAGCACCGTTATCTCATAAAAAGCGCCGAACAGAAGCTCCAAGAAAGTCCTCAATACTTCTGGATGCGAGTGGCGATGGGCCTGGCTTATAAAGAAAAGGACCCGACAGCTAGCGCCAAGCTCTTCTATCACAAGATGTCACGCTTGGAATATATACCCGGCGGCTCCACCAATATCAATGCCGGCTCAAAAAAGCCGGCCCTGAGCAACTGCTTCATTCTGGATATGGAAGATAACATCGACCACATCGGTAAAACCGTTTCTGATGTCATGAAACTATCTAAAGCTACCGGGGGTATCGGCTTGTCAGTCACCAAGCTCCGAGCTAACGGTTCTCCCATCAGCACCAATAATACCTTTTCTTCCGGACCAGTCCCCTTCCTGCATATTATCGACTCGACGATTAGGGCTATCTCCCGGGCCGGAAAAAAGATGGGCGCCCTCTGCTTCTATATGGAGAACTGGCATTTAGACTTCCAAGACTTCCTTGACCTCAAGCAAAATGCCGGCGACGACTATCGTCGCACCCGGACAGCCGATACCGCCGTCTATCTTTCGGATGAATTCATGAAAAGAGTAGATAACAATGATTGGTGGTATCTGTTCGACCCCAAAGAAACTCCTGACTTAGTCGATTTGTCAGGGCAAGCTTTTAGCCAGAGGTACCAGGAATATATCGAGAAAGCGGAAAAAGGTGAATTGCGCGCTTTCCAAAAGATAAAGGCCGGCGAACAATTCCGGCAGATAATCATCTCTCTCCAGGGCACCTCCCACCCCTGGCTTACCTGGAAGGATGCGATAAATATCAGGGCCCTAAACGACAACACCGGACCGATCTATAGCTCCAACCTCTGCACCGAAATCACCCTGCCGACTAACAAGGACAACGTCGCGGTTTGCAACCTGCTGTCTCTCAACTTGGCTCGGCATCTAAAAACCGAGGGAAACAAGATCGAGATCGACTGGGCAAACTTGAAAGATAGCGTCCGCTTAGGCATCAGGCAATTAGATAACCTGGTTGATATCAACCAGCCGCCTGTCCCAGAAGCCATTAACTTCGACAGCCATAACCGCGCCCTAGGTTTAGGGGTGATGGGACTAGCTGATCTCTTAGAAAAGATGGGCCTAGCCTATGATAGCCCCGAGGCTTTCGAGCTGAGCGACCGGCTGATGGAATTCATCAGCTACCAGGCGATAGACACCAGTGCCGATCTAGCTCAAGAAAGAGGCTCATACTCTAACTTTTCCGGTTCACTCTGGTCAAAAGGCTATCTGCCCTATGATACGATCAAGCGCCTGGCTGATAACCGCGGCCGGGAGATAAGCGTGAGCTTGAGCAAATCGGACCTGAATTTAGATTGGGAAGCTTTAAAAAATAAAAGCAGGCAAGGCATGCGTAACTCTACCCTGCTCGCGATCGCCCCAACCGCCAACATCGGCTTGGTGGCCGGGACCTCCACCGGTATCGACCCGCGCTTCGCCCAGATTTTCAGCCGCAACACTCTATCGGGTAAATATCTCGAACTGAACTTCAATCTCGCCAGTGAACTAAAGGCTCTGGGAATTTGGGAAAAAGTTCGGGAAAAGATCCTAGCGGCTCAAGGTGACCTCAGCCAGATAGAAGAAATCCCCCTAAACTTGAAAAACATCTATAAAGACTCTTTCTCGGTCGATCCGAAAGCCTTCATCGAAATCGCCGCTCGGGCCCAAAAATGGGTCGACCAGGCTATCAGCCGCAACATGTATCTAAGCACCAGGGATACCGATGAAATCATGAAAATCTACCAAACCGCCTGGGGAAAAGGCCTAAAAACCACCTATTATCTCCATCTCAAACCTAGGCACACCGCTGAACAAAGCACCGTTAAGGTCAACAAGGCGGAAAATAGCGGCAAAAAGGGCTTTGGCGCCCTCTGGGCTAGCAATGAAACCAAGACAGGCAAAACAGCTTGTCCTATCGATCCGCAAGAACGTTTACTCTGTGACAGCTGCCAATAA